The uncultured Desulfobulbus sp. genome window below encodes:
- the trxA gene encoding thioredoxin, protein MNTVIVCPQCGAKNRIPEDKQHLIPKCGKCGTSLDGAPVSGKVNSLTDGGFNALVEQSKLPVLLDFYSPTCGPCQMIAPTIEALAQEYTGKLLVFKMDTSSQQMTAARFQIRGVPTLLFMKNGEVVDQLVGAAPRGDIEQRIEKMMG, encoded by the coding sequence ATGAATACAGTGATTGTCTGTCCCCAGTGCGGGGCAAAGAACCGGATTCCTGAAGATAAACAGCACCTGATCCCCAAGTGTGGTAAATGCGGAACATCCCTTGATGGGGCACCTGTTTCCGGTAAGGTGAACAGCCTCACCGATGGTGGCTTTAATGCGCTGGTGGAGCAGTCAAAGTTGCCTGTATTGCTTGATTTTTATTCGCCGACCTGCGGCCCTTGTCAGATGATAGCACCGACCATCGAGGCCCTTGCTCAGGAGTACACCGGCAAATTGCTGGTCTTTAAAATGGACACCTCCAGCCAACAGATGACGGCAGCTCGTTTTCAGATTCGTGGTGTTCCCACGTTACTTTTCATGAAAAACGGTGAGGTGGTCGATCAGCTGGTGGGAGCGGCACCGCGCGGTGATATTGAGCAGCGGATTGAGAAGATGATGGGCTAA
- a CDS encoding LuxR C-terminal-related transcriptional regulator: MTSHEGQTLDDGYHFAHTILNSISAHVAILDSDGFILETNNAWRNFAHQNELRVRPEQLKINYLEICEKSSEDTAGESSEVAQGIRAVIAGDIEEFILDYPCHSPQEQRWFSMKVTRAVDTDPVRVVVSHENITRLKLAEEEGRLYAQALQAEKGKLEEANTALKVLLKQREADQQDMERKVLANVRQLIVPVVEQLAAQDVSPLSRDLLITLQTRLAELTKPFLQRMAAIASELTPQEIEVAALIREGKTSQDIADRMHLSITTINFHRRNLRRKLGLNKTGTNLQTFLASMQD; the protein is encoded by the coding sequence ATGACCTCTCATGAAGGACAGACTCTTGACGATGGGTATCACTTTGCCCATACGATTTTAAACTCGATTTCCGCCCATGTGGCTATTCTCGATAGCGATGGTTTTATTTTAGAGACCAATAACGCCTGGCGAAATTTTGCCCATCAGAATGAGCTCCGCGTGCGGCCAGAGCAGCTCAAAATCAATTATTTAGAGATCTGTGAAAAATCCAGTGAGGATACCGCAGGTGAATCAAGTGAGGTGGCCCAAGGGATTCGAGCTGTTATTGCAGGTGATATTGAGGAGTTCATTTTAGATTACCCCTGCCACTCACCCCAGGAACAGCGCTGGTTTTCCATGAAGGTGACGCGGGCCGTGGATACGGACCCGGTGCGGGTGGTCGTCAGCCATGAAAATATTACCCGGCTGAAACTTGCGGAAGAAGAGGGACGACTCTATGCTCAGGCGCTGCAGGCAGAGAAAGGAAAGCTCGAAGAGGCAAATACCGCATTAAAAGTACTGCTAAAACAACGGGAGGCGGATCAGCAGGATATGGAGCGCAAGGTGCTGGCTAATGTACGCCAGCTGATTGTCCCGGTCGTTGAGCAGCTTGCAGCGCAGGATGTCTCGCCACTGTCCCGAGATTTACTGATAACCCTGCAGACACGGCTTGCGGAGCTAACCAAGCCATTTCTGCAACGTATGGCAGCTATCGCCTCGGAGCTGACGCCCCAGGAGATTGAGGTCGCCGCTCTTATTCGAGAGGGGAAGACCAGCCAGGACATTGCCGATCGCATGCACTTAAGCATTACCACCATCAATTTTCATCGCAGGAACCTTCGACGTAAACTGGGCCTCAATAAAACCGGAACCAATCTGCAGACCTTCCTTGCAAGTATGCAGGATTGA
- a CDS encoding ribonuclease H codes for MKPFVFTLQVDTINDERLSCTVRQGDEENQLEYSRLNGAVSLRLENSLGQGISKNWYQLQKILRSALDGKLHLGQRINCVFLEDFFFLKNVHFSQYIRLDQREGRCSIRLSATGFDDTPKLFADGSANHETLQSGFAGFVENREGGREFYACSVPGSSSNLMELRGLIEGLRRLMAEDCIQVHTDSRYVIRGLVQWVHFWRHNNWQTAYGREVCYAPYWQQASALIKNKCIEFKWVKGHAGNEAHDLCHQLAKSVARHSPLDDICSPNTLFKVDAQNDLS; via the coding sequence ATGAAACCATTTGTTTTTACCCTTCAGGTTGATACGATTAACGATGAACGGCTGAGCTGTACGGTTAGGCAGGGGGATGAGGAAAATCAGCTTGAGTACTCTCGCTTGAATGGTGCGGTTTCTTTGCGTCTGGAGAATTCTCTTGGCCAGGGGATCAGCAAAAATTGGTATCAACTCCAGAAAATACTTCGTTCGGCTCTTGACGGAAAACTGCACCTTGGCCAGCGTATCAACTGTGTTTTTCTTGAAGATTTCTTTTTTCTCAAAAATGTACATTTTTCTCAGTACATTCGATTGGATCAGCGCGAGGGAAGGTGTTCAATCCGTCTTAGTGCAACCGGCTTTGATGACACTCCGAAACTCTTCGCTGATGGCTCGGCAAATCATGAAACCTTACAATCCGGATTTGCAGGGTTTGTTGAGAACAGGGAAGGAGGGCGAGAGTTCTACGCCTGTTCTGTACCGGGAAGTTCCAGTAATTTGATGGAGCTGAGGGGGCTTATTGAAGGGCTGCGCCGCCTGATGGCTGAAGACTGTATTCAGGTGCACACGGACAGCCGCTATGTTATTCGCGGTCTGGTCCAGTGGGTTCATTTCTGGCGGCACAATAACTGGCAAACCGCTTATGGACGGGAGGTATGCTATGCACCCTACTGGCAGCAGGCTTCTGCACTGATTAAGAATAAGTGTATCGAATTTAAATGGGTTAAGGGGCATGCTGGCAATGAAGCGCATGATCTCTGCCATCAACTGGCAAAATCAGTTGCCCGCCACTCTCCATTGGATGATATCTGTTCACCAAATACGCTCTTCAAGGTGGATGCACAAAATGACCTCTCATGA
- a CDS encoding alpha/beta fold hydrolase → MPIVLFVGTLLLLSACGNSPKYLEPTGKATDVPPKGTDFSTYVNRSQRKIEEVLRTVRGEGAYLKGESTAQAAAMRSPFQRFPSDQQQCQSNAAQSHRGFLLIHGLTDSPYLMKSIADSLQAAYPCALIRAVLLPGHGTVVGDTLEMQYSQWQGIIDYGIESFQEEKGRTELYLIGFSTGTSLILDYLKRHPADTHNRTDGVAGVVLLSTAIKANTKLAFLTPWLRHVKNWSSIFPERDAARYESFSLNAGAEFYLLTEHMDETDYIPNVPMLMAVSADDTTIDAKAAREFFCSAEALQRKKLIWYTSIDPAKNKEVQGNPELVCEDIIKREPRNFAPEYKTVNMAHTALPVSPLDRHYGVHGNYHHCKEYDSDTTQVDFKQCQQDNAAAVYGENKQLLESRGKLDQKYFRRGTFNPDYAFMMGAINCFVDQSCSMETLDR, encoded by the coding sequence ATGCCCATTGTTCTGTTTGTGGGTACCCTCTTGTTGCTTTCCGCCTGCGGCAACTCCCCAAAATATCTTGAGCCCACAGGCAAGGCCACTGATGTTCCTCCCAAAGGAACTGACTTTTCGACCTACGTTAACAGAAGTCAACGTAAGATCGAAGAGGTGCTCAGAACGGTCCGGGGGGAAGGAGCTTATCTAAAAGGCGAATCCACCGCTCAGGCCGCAGCCATGCGCTCGCCCTTTCAACGTTTTCCCTCTGACCAGCAACAGTGTCAAAGCAATGCAGCGCAGAGCCACAGAGGCTTTCTGTTAATCCATGGATTGACTGATTCGCCCTATCTGATGAAAAGTATTGCTGACTCGTTGCAGGCAGCCTATCCCTGTGCGTTGATACGAGCAGTCTTGCTGCCCGGACACGGGACCGTGGTCGGCGATACGCTTGAGATGCAATATAGCCAGTGGCAGGGGATCATCGACTATGGAATCGAAAGTTTTCAGGAAGAGAAGGGGAGGACCGAGCTCTATCTGATCGGTTTTTCCACGGGAACCTCGCTCATACTTGATTATTTGAAAAGGCACCCTGCTGATACGCACAACAGGACGGATGGTGTTGCCGGAGTGGTACTTTTGTCGACAGCTATCAAAGCAAACACCAAGCTAGCCTTTTTGACACCCTGGCTTCGTCACGTGAAGAACTGGTCAAGTATTTTCCCCGAGAGGGATGCCGCCCGCTATGAATCGTTTTCATTGAATGCCGGGGCTGAGTTTTACCTCCTGACTGAGCACATGGATGAGACAGACTATATTCCTAATGTCCCTATGTTGATGGCGGTCAGCGCAGATGATACGACCATAGATGCCAAGGCTGCCAGAGAATTTTTCTGTTCAGCCGAGGCATTACAGAGAAAAAAGCTGATCTGGTATACATCCATTGATCCAGCAAAGAACAAGGAGGTTCAAGGGAATCCCGAGCTTGTCTGTGAAGATATCATTAAACGAGAGCCTCGGAATTTTGCTCCGGAATATAAAACCGTGAATATGGCCCATACCGCTCTGCCGGTTTCTCCCCTTGATCGACATTATGGGGTACACGGTAACTACCATCACTGTAAGGAATATGATTCCGATACAACCCAAGTAGACTTTAAACAGTGCCAGCAGGATAATGCTGCTGCGGTGTATGGTGAAAACAAACAACTGCTTGAGAGCAGGGGCAAGCTTGACCAAAAATATTTTCGACGGGGCACATTTAACCCAGACTATGCATTTATGATGGGGGCAATCAACTGCTTTGTGGATCAGTCTTGCTCAATGGAAACTCTTGACCGGTAA